One genomic region from Reichenbachiella ulvae encodes:
- the lepB gene encoding signal peptidase I: MNIKNFFKKKEKKKKGPVKEWLDAIIFAVVAATLIRWAFMEAYTIPTPSMENSLLVGDFLFVSKINYGPRTPKTPLQVPLTHAKLWGPLGGISSYSDAIQLPQFRLPGFGDVERNDVVVFNYPPEFEHPVDLKTHYIKRCVAVGGDTLQIKDTQVYINGEVAENPENMQFLYFVATDKNINDRIFEEMGVWDRTQRAGGYYIQARPQDAKKFESLPFVDKVIETKKNKDYVEPRIFPDASRYPWNADFYGPLVIPAEGMTIQLTEDNVITYGSTIRDYEGLEDVKVQENKLVIDGEVAKEYTFKQNYYFMMGDNRHNSEDSRFWGFVPGDHVVGEASFIWMSIDPNADFLGKIRWSRLFSGIN; this comes from the coding sequence ATGAACATAAAGAACTTTTTCAAGAAGAAAGAAAAGAAGAAAAAAGGTCCCGTTAAGGAGTGGTTGGATGCTATCATATTTGCGGTTGTAGCAGCTACCTTGATCCGATGGGCTTTTATGGAGGCATATACCATACCGACTCCTTCTATGGAGAATTCATTATTGGTTGGGGATTTCCTGTTTGTAAGCAAAATCAACTATGGCCCTCGTACGCCAAAGACGCCCCTACAGGTACCCTTGACACATGCGAAATTGTGGGGACCATTGGGAGGAATTTCTTCTTACTCTGATGCCATACAATTGCCTCAGTTCAGGCTTCCTGGTTTTGGTGATGTAGAAAGAAACGATGTGGTGGTATTCAATTACCCACCTGAATTCGAACATCCAGTAGATTTAAAAACACATTATATCAAAAGATGTGTTGCTGTAGGGGGAGATACCTTGCAGATAAAAGATACTCAGGTCTATATCAATGGAGAAGTAGCTGAGAATCCAGAGAATATGCAGTTTTTGTACTTTGTCGCTACAGACAAGAACATTAATGACAGGATTTTTGAGGAGATGGGAGTATGGGATAGAACTCAAAGAGCTGGTGGGTATTACATTCAGGCACGTCCACAGGATGCCAAGAAGTTCGAGTCTTTGCCATTCGTTGATAAGGTGATCGAGACTAAAAAGAACAAGGATTATGTGGAGCCAAGGATTTTCCCTGACGCATCACGCTATCCCTGGAATGCTGATTTTTATGGTCCGCTTGTTATTCCAGCCGAAGGAATGACTATTCAATTGACTGAAGACAATGTGATTACCTATGGATCTACCATTCGCGATTATGAAGGATTGGAAGACGTGAAGGTTCAGGAAAATAAGTTGGTTATTGATGGAGAGGTGGCTAAGGAATACACATTCAAGCAGAACTACTACTTCATGATGGGAGACAACCGACACAACTCTGAAGACTCAAGATTCTGGGGATTTGTACCAGGAGACCATGTGGTAGGAGAGGCCTCTTTCATCTGGATGTCAATTGACCCGAATGCCGATTTTCTCGGCAAGATCAGATGGTCGCGCCTATTTAGCGGCATCAATTAA
- the dapB gene encoding 4-hydroxy-tetrahydrodipicolinate reductase has protein sequence MNIGLVGYGKMGKAIEQILIERGHTVSKIINEDNPEEIADIKPENTDVVIEFTGPDSAFDNITSVINNDVPVVSGSTGWLDRFDEVKALVGSGKAAFFYASNFSLGVNIFFKLNEFLAKMMNGRGYDSSMVEIHHTQKLDAPSGTAITLAEGMMKGLEEKTGWVNESTKAEDKIGIVSERIENVPGTHDVQYDSEVDTIKISHVAHSRKGFALGAVLAAEFLAGKKGMFGMDDLLQL, from the coding sequence ATGAATATAGGTCTCGTAGGCTATGGAAAGATGGGTAAAGCCATCGAACAGATTTTGATCGAAAGAGGTCATACTGTCTCCAAAATCATTAATGAAGATAATCCCGAGGAGATTGCTGATATCAAGCCTGAAAACACTGATGTAGTGATTGAATTTACCGGGCCAGATTCGGCCTTTGATAATATCACTTCTGTAATCAATAATGACGTACCTGTAGTATCAGGAAGTACGGGTTGGTTGGATAGATTTGATGAAGTCAAGGCGCTCGTTGGGTCAGGAAAGGCTGCTTTTTTCTATGCATCCAATTTCAGTCTTGGGGTTAATATTTTCTTTAAGTTGAATGAGTTTTTGGCTAAAATGATGAATGGTAGAGGTTATGATTCATCCATGGTAGAGATTCACCACACCCAAAAATTAGACGCACCAAGTGGTACGGCGATCACGCTGGCAGAAGGGATGATGAAAGGGTTAGAAGAAAAAACTGGCTGGGTCAATGAATCAACCAAAGCTGAAGATAAGATTGGTATCGTATCTGAAAGAATAGAAAATGTGCCTGGGACGCATGATGTACAATACGATTCTGAGGTAGATACAATCAAAATCAGCCACGTGGCACATAGCAGAAAGGGTTTTGCATTAGGAGCGGTTTTGGCTGCTGAATTTTTGGCTGGAAAGAAAGGAATGTTCGGAATGGACGATTTACTTCAGCTATAA
- a CDS encoding DUF5683 domain-containing protein: MLDNLIRKSLYTITLILCAQMLWAQEDESIPVISHEDSLFIESVGVESFRSKSKLDPDKAAVYAAVLPGLGQIYNKQYWKLPIVYSGAILIGHFIKYNHDYYNAFRNAWIAETDGDDSTVNPFPQFNSSSLQRNAERFQRDRDFMIIIGAAYYLLTIVDAHVAAHLIEFDINDELAILPAYQPQTQFSVRTVGVSLVLNLSK, from the coding sequence ATGCTTGATAATTTAATTAGAAAATCACTTTATACAATTACTCTCATTTTATGCGCCCAAATGCTATGGGCTCAGGAAGATGAGAGTATTCCTGTTATTAGCCACGAGGATTCTTTGTTTATAGAATCAGTAGGGGTTGAATCATTCAGAAGCAAATCAAAATTAGATCCTGACAAGGCTGCAGTCTATGCTGCTGTGTTACCAGGTTTGGGTCAGATATACAATAAACAATATTGGAAATTGCCCATTGTCTATAGTGGTGCCATTTTAATTGGTCATTTTATCAAATACAATCATGACTATTACAATGCGTTTCGTAATGCCTGGATAGCAGAAACTGATGGTGATGATAGTACGGTCAATCCATTTCCACAATTTAACTCGTCTTCTTTGCAAAGGAATGCCGAAAGGTTCCAGAGAGATAGAGATTTCATGATAATAATTGGAGCTGCATATTATTTACTGACCATAGTAGATGCACATGTGGCTGCCCATTTGATCGAGTTTGATATTAATGATGAATTGGCCATATTGCCGGCTTATCAACCCCAGACTCAATTTTCCGTTAGGACCGTGGGCGTTAGTTTAGTTTTAAACCTGAGTAAGTAA
- a CDS encoding ParB/RepB/Spo0J family partition protein, which produces MSAKKPTKRNALGRGLGALLDDSSSDDGEKRERKPLRDRGASVGSISEVSLDQIEVNPYQPRTDFDKEALEELSESIKVQGIIQPITLRKLNNNSYQLISGERRFQASKLAGLKKVPAYIRTADDQQMLEMALIENIQRQDLNAMEVALSYQRLLSECDLKQEQLGDRVGKKRSTVNNYLRLLKLPPDVQAAVRDGKLSMGHARALISVEDTSFQLDLLKKILAEDLSVRKVEALVKQASFPDEPKEKNVDKEPDKEILKVQDQLSSHFGTKIKISSNDKNKGEIKIPFTSVSELNRILEIIDA; this is translated from the coding sequence ATGTCGGCAAAGAAACCCACGAAAAGAAACGCTCTAGGTAGAGGATTAGGTGCGTTATTAGATGATTCGTCTAGTGATGATGGAGAAAAGAGAGAGCGTAAACCACTGAGAGATCGGGGGGCAAGTGTTGGTAGTATATCGGAAGTCTCGCTAGATCAGATTGAAGTTAATCCTTATCAACCCAGGACTGACTTTGACAAGGAAGCCTTGGAAGAATTGTCAGAATCTATCAAGGTTCAGGGAATCATTCAACCGATTACTCTACGAAAACTGAACAACAACTCCTATCAGTTGATTTCTGGGGAGAGAAGGTTTCAGGCGAGTAAATTAGCAGGGTTAAAAAAGGTTCCTGCATATATCCGTACGGCTGATGACCAGCAGATGCTGGAAATGGCCTTGATTGAGAACATTCAGCGTCAGGACTTGAATGCCATGGAAGTGGCCTTGAGTTATCAACGATTGCTGTCAGAGTGTGATCTCAAGCAAGAACAGTTAGGAGATCGAGTGGGTAAGAAAAGATCAACTGTCAATAACTATTTGCGACTTTTGAAATTGCCACCGGATGTTCAAGCCGCTGTAAGAGATGGTAAATTGTCAATGGGACATGCTCGGGCACTTATTAGTGTAGAGGATACTAGTTTTCAGTTAGACCTCTTGAAAAAAATTCTTGCTGAAGACCTTTCAGTGAGAAAAGTTGAGGCCTTGGTGAAGCAAGCTTCTTTTCCGGATGAGCCGAAGGAAAAAAATGTAGACAAAGAGCCTGACAAAGAAATATTAAAAGTTCAAGATCAACTATCTTCGCATTTCGGGACGAAAATCAAAATTTCGTCTAACGATAAGAACAAAGGAGAAATCAAAATTCCATTTACTTCCGTATCAGAATTGAATAGAATTTTGGAAATAATAGATGCTTGA